One part of the Arabidopsis thaliana chromosome 1 sequence genome encodes these proteins:
- a CDS encoding CURVATURE THYLAKOID protein (FUNCTIONS IN: molecular_function unknown; INVOLVED IN: biological_process unknown; LOCATED IN: chloroplast thylakoid membrane, chloroplast; EXPRESSED IN: 23 plant structures; EXPRESSED DURING: 13 growth stages; BEST Arabidopsis thaliana protein match is: photosystem I P subunit (TAIR:AT2G46820.2); Has 291 Blast hits to 291 proteins in 50 species: Archae - 0; Bacteria - 90; Metazoa - 0; Fungi - 0; Plants - 200; Viruses - 0; Other Eukaryotes - 1 (source: NCBI BLink).): protein MASISATLPSPLLLTQRKSNLTSIQKLPFSLTRGTNDLSPLSLTRNPSSISLMVKASGESSDSSTDLDVVSTIQNVWDKSEDRLGLIGLGFAGIVALWASLNLITAIDKLPVISSGFELVGILFSTWFTYRYLLFKPDRQELSKIVKKSVADILGQ, encoded by the exons atggCTTCAATTTCTGCAACTTTGCCTTCGCCATTGTTACTCACACAGAGAAAATCCAATCTCACATCGATTCAAAAACTCCCATTTTCTCTAACTCGAGGTACGAATGATCTTTCTCCATTATCTCTTACTCGAAACCCTAGCAGCATCAGTCTGATGGTGAAAGCTAGTGGAGAAAGCTCAGATTCATCGACTGATCTCGACGTTGTTAGTACGATTCAGAATGTT TGGGATAAGTCTGAAGATAGGTTAGGTCTTATTGGTTTGGGTTTTGCTGGTATTGTAGCTCTTTGGGCATCATTGAATCTCATCACG GCAATCGACAAATTGCCCGTTATCTCGAGCGGATTCGAACTAGTTGGTATCTTGTTCTCCACG TGGTTCACATATCGATATCTCTTGTTCAAACCGGAcag aCAGGAGCTTTCGAAAATTGTCAAGAAATCAGTAGCGGATATACTTGGCCAGTGA
- a CDS encoding CURVATURE THYLAKOID protein (FUNCTIONS IN: molecular_function unknown; INVOLVED IN: biological_process unknown; LOCATED IN: chloroplast thylakoid membrane, chloroplast; EXPRESSED IN: 23 plant structures; EXPRESSED DURING: 13 growth stages; BEST Arabidopsis thaliana protein match is: photosystem I P subunit (TAIR:AT2G46820.2); Has 251 Blast hits to 251 proteins in 43 species: Archae - 0; Bacteria - 66; Metazoa - 0; Fungi - 0; Plants - 184; Viruses - 0; Other Eukaryotes - 1 (source: NCBI BLink).) yields the protein MASISATLPSPLLLTQRKSNLTSIQKLPFSLTRGTNDLSPLSLTRNPSSISLMVKASGESSDSSTDLDVVSTIQNVAIDKLPVISSGFELVGILFSTWFTYRYLLFKPDRQELSKIVKKSVADILGQ from the exons atggCTTCAATTTCTGCAACTTTGCCTTCGCCATTGTTACTCACACAGAGAAAATCCAATCTCACATCGATTCAAAAACTCCCATTTTCTCTAACTCGAGGTACGAATGATCTTTCTCCATTATCTCTTACTCGAAACCCTAGCAGCATCAGTCTGATGGTGAAAGCTAGTGGAGAAAGCTCAGATTCATCGACTGATCTCGACGTTGTTAGTACGATTCAGAATGTT GCAATCGACAAATTGCCCGTTATCTCGAGCGGATTCGAACTAGTTGGTATCTTGTTCTCCACG TGGTTCACATATCGATATCTCTTGTTCAAACCGGAcag aCAGGAGCTTTCGAAAATTGTCAAGAAATCAGTAGCGGATATACTTGGCCAGTGA
- a CDS encoding CURVATURE THYLAKOID protein (FUNCTIONS IN: molecular_function unknown; INVOLVED IN: biological_process unknown; LOCATED IN: chloroplast thylakoid membrane, chloroplast; EXPRESSED IN: 23 plant structures; EXPRESSED DURING: 13 growth stages; BEST Arabidopsis thaliana protein match is: photosystem I P subunit (TAIR:AT2G46820.2); Has 35333 Blast hits to 34131 proteins in 2444 species: Archae - 798; Bacteria - 22429; Metazoa - 974; Fungi - 991; Plants - 531; Viruses - 0; Other Eukaryotes - 9610 (source: NCBI BLink).) gives MASISATLPSPLLLTQRKSNLTSIQKLPFSLTRGTNDLSPLSLTRNPSSISLMVKASGESSDSSTDLDVVSTIQNWDKSEDRLGLIGLGFAGIVALWASLNLITAIDKLPVISSGFELVGILFSTWFTYRYLLFKPDRQELSKIVKKSVADILGQ, from the exons atggCTTCAATTTCTGCAACTTTGCCTTCGCCATTGTTACTCACACAGAGAAAATCCAATCTCACATCGATTCAAAAACTCCCATTTTCTCTAACTCGAGGTACGAATGATCTTTCTCCATTATCTCTTACTCGAAACCCTAGCAGCATCAGTCTGATGGTGAAAGCTAGTGGAGAAAGCTCAGATTCATCGACTGATCTCGACGTTGTTAGTACGATTCAGAAT TGGGATAAGTCTGAAGATAGGTTAGGTCTTATTGGTTTGGGTTTTGCTGGTATTGTAGCTCTTTGGGCATCATTGAATCTCATCACG GCAATCGACAAATTGCCCGTTATCTCGAGCGGATTCGAACTAGTTGGTATCTTGTTCTCCACG TGGTTCACATATCGATATCTCTTGTTCAAACCGGAcag aCAGGAGCTTTCGAAAATTGTCAAGAAATCAGTAGCGGATATACTTGGCCAGTGA
- a CDS encoding CURVATURE THYLAKOID protein, producing MASISATLPSPLLLTQRKSNLTSIQKLPFSLTRGTNDLSPLSLTRNPSSISLMVKASGESSDSSTDLDVVSTIQNVWDKSEDRLGLIGLGFAGIVALWASLNLITAIDKLPVISSGFELVGILFSTVSNKAWYHLNKYKCYDP from the exons atggCTTCAATTTCTGCAACTTTGCCTTCGCCATTGTTACTCACACAGAGAAAATCCAATCTCACATCGATTCAAAAACTCCCATTTTCTCTAACTCGAGGTACGAATGATCTTTCTCCATTATCTCTTACTCGAAACCCTAGCAGCATCAGTCTGATGGTGAAAGCTAGTGGAGAAAGCTCAGATTCATCGACTGATCTCGACGTTGTTAGTACGATTCAGAATGTT TGGGATAAGTCTGAAGATAGGTTAGGTCTTATTGGTTTGGGTTTTGCTGGTATTGTAGCTCTTTGGGCATCATTGAATCTCATCACG GCAATCGACAAATTGCCCGTTATCTCGAGCGGATTCGAACTAGTTGGTATCTTGTTCTCCACGGTAAGTAATAAGGCTTGGTATCATCTCAATAAGTATAAATGTTATGATCCTTGA
- the PSAH2 gene encoding photosystem I subunit H2 (photosystem I subunit H2 (PSAH2); FUNCTIONS IN: molecular_function unknown; INVOLVED IN: photosynthesis; LOCATED IN: in 6 components; EXPRESSED IN: 21 plant structures; EXPRESSED DURING: 13 growth stages; CONTAINS InterPro DOMAIN/s: Photosystem I reaction centre subunit VI (InterPro:IPR004928); BEST Arabidopsis thaliana protein match is: photosystem I subunit H-1 (TAIR:AT3G16140.1); Has 102 Blast hits to 102 proteins in 31 species: Archae - 0; Bacteria - 0; Metazoa - 0; Fungi - 0; Plants - 100; Viruses - 0; Other Eukaryotes - 2 (source: NCBI BLink).), translating to MASFATIAAVQPSAAVKGLGGSSLAGAKLFIKPSRQSFKTKSTRAGAVVAKYGDKSVYFDLEDLGNTTGQWDVYGSDAPSPYNPLQSKFFETFAAPFTKRGLLLKFLILGGGSLLTYVSANSTGDVLPIKRGPQEPPKLGPRGKL from the exons ATGGCGTCTTTTGCAACCATCGCCGCCGTACAACCTTCTGCCGCCGTGAAAGGACTTGGAGGTAGCTCTCTTGCCGGAGCTAAGCTCTTCATCAAACCTTCTCGCCAAAgcttcaaaaccaaatccacCAG AGCTGGTGCTGTGGTGGCTAAGTATGGAGACAAAAGTGTATACTTTGATTTAGAAGATTTGGGTAACACAACAGGACAATGGGATGTGTATGGATCTGATGCTCCTTCTCCTTATAACCCACTTCAG AGCAAGTTCTTTGAGACATTTGCTGCTCCTTTCACAAAGAGAGGTTTGCTTCTCAAATTTTTGATTCTTGGAGGAGGCTCTTTGCTTACATATGTTAGTGCGAACTCTACCGGCGATGTTCTTCCGATTAAGAGAGGTCCTCAAGAGCCACCTAAGCTCGGTCCTCGCGGCAAGCTTTAA
- the ROPGEF11 gene encoding rop guanine nucleotide exchange factor-like protein (RHO guanyl-nucleotide exchange factor 11 (ROPGEF11); CONTAINS InterPro DOMAIN/s: Rop nucleotide exchanger, PRONE (InterPro:IPR005512), Dynein light chain, type 1/2 (InterPro:IPR001372); BEST Arabidopsis thaliana protein match is: RHO guanyl-nucleotide exchange factor 13 (TAIR:AT3G16130.1); Has 1099 Blast hits to 1098 proteins in 168 species: Archae - 0; Bacteria - 0; Metazoa - 490; Fungi - 40; Plants - 487; Viruses - 0; Other Eukaryotes - 82 (source: NCBI BLink).) → MVKAMEQEQETYKSRLFHFKNMNENSASRHVKSWSSDCAMRMDGSDNLDDDDNDMMMFRSQPGKCGSVDRPSLPIGGVTPNRNDKLPRVSSSDSMEALIILQAAMEQMKEKFSKLLLGEDMSGGGKGVSSALALSNAITNLAASAFGEQRRLEPMAVDRKTRWRREIGWLISVADYIVEFAPTQQTNKDGTSMEVMSTRQRTDLLCNIPALKKLDAMLLDCLDKFKDQDEFYYVKKDSPDSCETRNDEKWWLPAVKVPPNGLSEISRRFLQSQKECVNQVLKAAMAINAQVLSEMEIPESYLESLPKNGRASLGDVIYRMITVEMFDADQFLIEMDLSSEHKILDLKNRIEASIVIWKRKMVQKDTKSPWGSTVSIEKREQFEERAETILLLLKQGFPGISQSSLDISKIQFNRDVGLAILESYSRVLESLAHTVMSRIEDVLYADQLTQEPTNNAPSKNRYSLKENEKLREERLSFTEDMASGTLSDVMQWGNKNNEMKKESFFGDREKPLLSKVTGIMTNNKKSSYLDNLGAMRSPTARYS, encoded by the exons ATGGTAAAAGCAATGGAGCAAGAACAAGAGACTTACAAATCAAGATTGTTTCATTTCAAGAACATGAACGAAAACTCAGCTTCAAGACATGTTAAAAGCTGGAGCTCAGATTGTGCAATGAGAATGGATGGTTCTGACAatttggatgatgatgataatgacaTGATGATGTTTAGGAGTCAACCCGGAAAATGTGGCAGCGTTGACCGACCTTCTTTGCCTATAGGCGGAGTAACGCCTAATCGCAATGACAAGCTTCCGAGAGTCTCTTCATCGGATTCCATGGAGGCACTAATAATATTGCAAGCAG CAATGGagcaaatgaaagagaaattttCGAAATTGCTTCTTGGAGAAGATATGTCAGGAGGAGGAAAAGGTGTTTCATCGGCTTTGGCTTTATCTAACGCCATTACCAATCTCGCAG cgTCTGCGTTTGGAGAACAACGGCGTTTAGAGCCAATGGCGGTGGATAGAAAAACGCGTTGGAGGAGAGAAATTGGATGGCTTATCTCTGTGGCTGATTATATAGTTGAATTCGCTccaacacaacaaacaaacaaagatggTACTTCAATGGAAGTCATGTCAACAAGACAAAGAACAGATCTTCTCTGTAACATCCCTGCACTTAAGAAACTCGATGCTATGCTTCTC GATTGTCTTGATAAATTCAAGGATCAGGATGAGTTTTATTATGTTAAAAAAGATTCTCCTGATTCTTGCGAGACAAGGAACGATGAGAAATGGTGGTTACCGGCAGTAAAAGTCCCACCTAACGGCCTCTCAGAGATATCAAGAAGGTTTCTACAGAGCCAGAAGGAATGTGTGAATCAAGTCCTTAAAGCTGCAATGGCGATAAACGCTCAAGTTCTGTCTGAAATGGAGATTCCTGAAAGCTACCTTGAGTCACTTCCTAAG AATGGGAGAGCTAGCTTGGGAGATGTGATATACAGAATGATAACAGTAGAGATGTTTGATGCAGATCAATTCCTAATTGAAATGGATTTATCATCTGAGCACAAGATTCTTGATCTAAAGAACAGAATCGAAGCATCGATTGTGATATGGAAGAGGAAAATGGTGCAGAAGGACACAAAGTCTCCTTGGGGATCAACAGTGAGTATTGAGAAAAGAGAACAGTTTGAAGAAAGAGCTGAAACCATCTTGCTACTATTAAAACAAGGGTTTCCCGGAATCTCACAGTCCTCGCTCGATATCAGCAAGATTCAATTCAACAGA GATGTAGGACTTGCGATATTGGAGAGTTATTCAAGAGTGCTTGAGAGTTTAGCTCACACCGTGATGTCGAGAATAGAAGACGTGCTTTACGCTGATCAGCTTACTCAAGAACCTACAAATAATGCACCTTCTAAGAACAGATATAGCTTGAAGGAGAATGAGAAACTAAGAGAGGAAAGACTAAGTTTCACAGAGGATATGGCTTCAGGAACACTTTCTGATGTTATGCAATGGggtaacaaaaacaatgaaatgaagaaagaaagctttttcggagatagagagaaaccGTTGTTGTCGAAAGTCACAGGTATAATGACTAACAACAAGAAGAGTTCTTATCTTGATAATCTTGGAGCTATGAGGAGTCCAACCGCAAGATACTCCTGA
- a CDS encoding dynein light chain LC6, flagellar outer arm-like protein gives MLEGKAMVEDSDMPVKMQMQAMAFASQALDLFDVFDCKSIAGHIKKEFDERYGSGWQCVVGSNFGCFFTHSKGTFIYFQLETLKFLIFKGASTP, from the exons atgTTGGAAGGCAAAGCAATGGTGGAAGATTCAGACATGCCAGTGAAGATGCAGATGCAAGCTATGGCATTTGCTTCTCAAGCTCTTGACCTTTTTGATGTCTTTGACTGTAAATCCATTGCTGGTCACATCAAGAAG GAGTTTGATGAGAGATATGGGAGTGGATGGCAATGTGTGGTGGGATCAAATTTTGGGTGTTTCTTCACACATTCTAAAGGGACTTTTATCTATTTTCAATTGGAGACACTTAAGTTCCTCATCTTTAAAGGCGCTTCTACTCCTTAA
- the PDIL1-5 gene encoding PDI-like 1-5 (PDI-like 1-5 (PDIL1-5); FUNCTIONS IN: protein disulfide isomerase activity; INVOLVED IN: cell redox homeostasis; LOCATED IN: endoplasmic reticulum; EXPRESSED IN: 21 plant structures; EXPRESSED DURING: 9 growth stages; CONTAINS InterPro DOMAIN/s: Thioredoxin fold (InterPro:IPR012335), Thioredoxin-like (InterPro:IPR017936), Thioredoxin domain (InterPro:IPR013766), Thioredoxin-like fold (InterPro:IPR012336); BEST Arabidopsis thaliana protein match is: PDI-like 1-6 (TAIR:AT3G16110.1); Has 7766 Blast hits to 5561 proteins in 1053 species: Archae - 57; Bacteria - 1627; Metazoa - 2683; Fungi - 819; Plants - 1099; Viruses - 1; Other Eukaryotes - 1480 (source: NCBI BLink).) — protein sequence MSLIPKPISKVSTFTFILLILLSFTIIIAYSSPDSNVESNEPGFDSDLDQLLAVDEQLQEDRPEQQSEAETVSKAQRIVLELNGDYTKRVIDGNEFVMVLGYAPWCARSAELMPRFAEAATALKEIGSSVLMAKIDGDRYSKIASELEIKGFPTLLLFVNGTSLTYNGGSSAEDIVIWVQKKTGAPIITLNTVDEAPRFLDKYHTFVLGLFEKFEGSEHNEFVKAAKSDDEIQFIETRDSDVAKLLFPDLKSNNVFIGLVKPEAERYTVYDGSYKMEKILEFLGSNKFPLFTKLTETNTVWVYSSPVKLQVMLFSKADDFQKLAQPLEDIARKFKSKLMFIYVDITNENLAMPFLILFGIEAGNKTVVAAFDNNLNSKYLLESDPSPNSIEEFCSGLAHGTVSRYYRSEPVPDNENASIVTVVGKTFDGLVLNSRENVLLEVHTPWCVNCEALSKQIEKLAKHFKGFENLVFARIDASANEHTKLQVDDKYPIILLYKSGEKEKPLKLSTKLSAKDIAVFINEELLKPKNGSAKDEL from the exons atgtcGTTAATTCCAAAACCCATATCAAAAGTCTCTACCTTTACCTTCATTCTCCTCATACTCCTCAGTTTCACAATCATCATCGCTTACTCATCACCCGATTCCAATGTCGAATCAAACGAACCCGGATTCGATTCCGATCTAGACCAGCTTCTAGCAGTAGACGAGCAACTACAAGAAGATCGACCTGAGCAACAATCAGAAGCCGAAACAGTAAGCAAAGCTCAGAGAATCGTACTAGAGCTCAACGGTGATTACACGAAGCGAGTGATCGATGGAAACGAGTTCGTGATGGTGTTAGGGTACGCGCCTTGGTGTGCGAGAAGTGCGGAGCTTATGCCGAGATTCGCGGAAGCTGCGACGGCTTTGAAAGAGATTGGGAGTTCGGTTTTGATGGCTAAGATTGACGGTGATAGGTATTCGAAGATTGCATCGGAGCTTGAGATTAAAGGTTTCCCTacgcttcttctctttgttaaTGGCACTTCTCTTACTTACAATGGTGGATCTTCTGC GGAGGATATAGTCATTTGGGTGCAAAAGAAGACTGGTGCACCAATCATTACACTTAATACAGTTGATGAAGCTCCGAGATTTCTTGACAAGTATCATACTTTTGTTCTTGGTCTGTTTGAGAAGTTTGAG GGTTCTGAGCATAACGAATTTGTTAAAGCTGCTAAATCAGACGATGAAATACAGTTTATAGAAACACGTGATAGCGATGTTGCGAAACTTCTTTTTCCTGATCTTAAAAGCAATAATGTGTTTATTGGGTTGGTTAAACCTGAGGCTGAAAGGTACACTGTATATG ATGGATCTTACAAAATGGAGAAGATATTAGAGTTTCTAGGCAGCAACAAGTTTCCATTGTTTACAAAATTGACTGAAACCAATACTGTTTGGGTTTACTCTAGTCCTGTTAAGCTTCAG GTTATGCTCTTCTCCAAGGCTGATGATTTTCAGAAACTTGCTCAGCCTCTTGAAGATATTGCAAGGAAATTTAAATCGAAG cttatgtttatatatgtcGATATAACAAATGAGAACCTTGCAATGCCATTCTTGATCTTATTCGGAATTGAAGCTGGGAATAAAACTGTT GTTGCTGCTTTTGATAACAACCTGAACTCCAAGTATTTGCTCGAGTCAGATCCATCACCAAACAGTATAGAA GAGTTTTGTTCAGGACTTGCTCATGGAACTGTTTCACGTTACTATAGGTCAGAGCCAGTTCCTGATAAT GAAAACGCAAGCATAGTGACTGTGGTAGGAAAGACTTTTGATGGGTTGGTATTAAACAGCCGCGAGAATGTTCTTCTTGAG GTACATACACCGTGGTGCGTGAACTGCGAGGCACTAAGCAAACAAATCGAGAAATTGGCTAAGCATTTCAAAGGCTTTGAGAATCTTGTTTTTGCAAGAATTGATGCATCTGCAAATGAGCATACTAAACTACAG GTTGATGATAAATATCCGATAATCTTGCTCTACAAATCTGGCGAAAAGGAGAAACCG TTAAAGCTATCAACGAAATTGAGCGCGAAGGACATAGCTGTTTTTATCAACGAAGAGTTGTTGAAACCGAAGAATGGGTCTGCTAAAGATGAATTGTAG
- a CDS encoding uncharacterized protein (unknown protein; BEST Arabidopsis thaliana protein match is: unknown protein (TAIR:AT4G28310.1); Has 29 Blast hits to 28 proteins in 9 species: Archae - 0; Bacteria - 0; Metazoa - 0; Fungi - 0; Plants - 29; Viruses - 0; Other Eukaryotes - 0 (source: NCBI BLink).): MTTPVKKSLAIRPVAFYRNGLPRPRFFDNHRFNSYRVDTPLSVLDPLLSWAQLEKSSPAAPIVLKRRRYLDDEEIGSEDVGVVRIRRKLSDDFDRVAEESKTELVEANEKKKIEQDKFNEVISKIVHI; the protein is encoded by the coding sequence ATGACGACGCCCGTGAAGAAAAGCCTCGCCATTAGACCGGTGGCGTTCTATAGAAACGGGCTTCCTCGTCCTCGTTTCTTCGATAATCATAGGTTCAACTCTTACCGTGTTGATACTCCCCTTTCTGTGCTAGATCCACTTCTCTCATGGGCACAGCTGGAGAAATCTAGCCCTGCTGCTCCGATTGTGCTGAAACGAAGAAGGTACTTAGATGATGAGGAAATCGGATCTGAAGATGTAGGTGTGGTTAGAATCAGGAGAAAACTCTCTGATGATTTTGATAGAGTCGCGGAAGAGAGCAAGACCGAACTTGTTGAAGCtaacgagaagaagaagatcgaacAAGACAAGTTCAACGAGGTTATCTCCAAGATTGTTCATATTTAG
- the RABG3d gene encoding RAB GTPase homolog G3D (RAB GTPase homolog G3D (RABG3d); FUNCTIONS IN: GTP binding; INVOLVED IN: protein transport, small GTPase mediated signal transduction; LOCATED IN: plasma membrane, vacuole; EXPRESSED IN: 26 plant structures; EXPRESSED DURING: 15 growth stages; CONTAINS InterPro DOMAIN/s: Ras GTPase (InterPro:IPR001806), Small GTP-binding protein (InterPro:IPR005225), Small GTPase (InterPro:IPR020851), Ras (InterPro:IPR013753), Ras small GTPase, Rab type (InterPro:IPR003579); BEST Arabidopsis thaliana protein match is: RAB GTPase homolog G3C (TAIR:AT3G16100.1); Has 26220 Blast hits to 26194 proteins in 779 species: Archae - 32; Bacteria - 221; Metazoa - 13502; Fungi - 3923; Plants - 2848; Viruses - 20; Other Eukaryotes - 5674 (source: NCBI BLink).), with amino-acid sequence MSSRRRVLLKVIILGDSGVGKTSLMNQFVNRKFSNQYKATIGADFLTKEVQIDDRIFTLQIWDTAGQERFQSLGVAFYRGADCCVLVYDVNVMKSFDNLNNWREEFLIQASPSDPENFPFVVLGNKTDVDGGKSRVVSEKKAKAWCASKGNIPYFETSAKEGFNVDAAFECITKNAFKNEPEEEPYLPDTIDVAGGQQQRSTGCEC; translated from the exons ATGTCTTCTCGCCGGAGAGTTCTTCTCAAGGTTATCATTCTCGGTGATAGCGG TGTTGGGAAGACTTCGTTGATGAATCA GTTTGTGAATCGAAAGTTTAGTAATCAGTATAAAGCTACGATTGGAGCAGATTTTTTGACTAAAGAGGTTCAAATAGATGACAGAATCTTCACTTTACAG ATTTGGGATACTGCTGGACAAGAAAGATTTCAAAGTTTGGGAGTTGCGTTTTACCGAGGAGCGGATTGTTGTGTTCTTGTCTATGATGTCAATGTTATGAAATCTTTTGATAATCTTAATAACTGGAGGGAAGAGTTCTTGATTCAG GCTAGTCCTTCAGATCCTGAAAACTTTCCATTTGTTGTGTTGGGGAACAAGACTGATGTTGATGGTGGAAAGAGCAGAGTG GTTTCTGAGAAAAAGGCAAAGGCATGGTGTGCATCTAAAGGAAACATTCCTTACTTTGAGACTTCCGCCAAAGAAGGATTCAATGTAGATGCGGCTTTCGAATGCATTACCAAAAATGCTTTCAAGAATGAACCTGAAGAAGAACC GTACCTTCCCGACACCATTGATGTTGCCGGAGGTCAGCAACAAAGATCAACAGGGTGTGAATGCTAA